CGGGAACAGCAGTGGGGCGCGGCCGGTCCAATAGGCCGGATCGGCATCGGTCATCAGCTCGCGGCCATCGGCATCGGTCAAGCTCGACAGCTCGGCACCCAGCGGGTTGATCCGCGCCGTCAGAATGCCGTTGGCGATCTCGAGCATCAGTCGCGATCGGGCGCGCCGAGCGGGAAATAGCGGCGGAACTCGCGCGCCTCGTCGATCGCCCGCGCGAAGCTCGGGCGATCGACGAGGCGCCCGCGATAGGCGCGGAGCGCGGCGCAGGCGTCGGGGATCGGGTGCGCCCAGTCGGCATAGAAGAGCGACGGCCCCGCGGCGCAGTCGGCGAGGCCGAAGTCCCCCGCGGCCCATTGCCGGCCCGCCATGTGCGCGTCGAGCCAGGCATAGGCCTTGTCGAGCGTCGCGCGTGCCTCGGCGACGCCATGCGGGTCCCGGGCGCCGTCGGGGCGGAGCGCATCGCCGACGATCTTCTGCAACGGCGTCATCACATAATTGTCGAAGACGCGGTCGAGCAGCCGCGCTTCCATCCCGCCGGCGACGAAATGCGGCGCGATATGCTCGACGATGAT
This is a stretch of genomic DNA from Sphingomonas sp. BT-65. It encodes these proteins:
- a CDS encoding glutathione S-transferase family protein, which encodes MILYGHPFSSYCQKALIAFYETATAFEFRVVGPDPAVNAEFEALWPLKRFPVLVDDEWTLPEASIIVEHIAPHFVAGGMEARLLDRVFDNYVMTPLQKIVGDALRPDGARDPHGVAEARATLDKAYAWLDAHMAGRQWAAGDFGLADCAAGPSLFYADWAHPIPDACAALRAYRGRLVDRPSFARAIDEAREFRRYFPLGAPDRD